The Bacteroidota bacterium sequence CATGCGATCTTGAAATTGCTGCAAATCATGATCTGGATAATGTGGAGGAAGCCAAATGGTATGATCCCGCAAATACAAGGTATCAAAATGTTTGTATTGCAGAAAAGTGCGAAACGAGGGAGGCAACTTCAGCCCAATTTTGCCCTCCAATCGATCCAGATCTTCATCCGTCACGATACTCGGTATGGGGTTCCATTTGCCTGAGTCGGGACTTTCATTGTCCAACATTTCCGCAGGGATCAGGCTTGATGGCCCAATGAGGGCGTTGTCCGCTTGCATCCTTGCAAGGGTTTCATCGACGATTTCTTGAATTCGGTTTTTCATTTTGCAATTTCCCTGATTGATCAGACTTTCTCACGTACTCAAGCCGGAGGCTTGCTGCAGGGTCGGCGTTGCGGCCGGAGGCCGCCGCCTCATTCCCCTGAGGCCCACGCCTCATTCCACATACTTCCCAAACAAATCATCCAGCAATCCTTCTGGTTCTGCGCTGAGGCCGGGGTGGACTTTGGAGCATTGGAGGATGGTGCTTTTGGCGGCGGTGAGCCAACGGAAGCGCTCTGCGGGGTCTTTTTGGGCGATTTCGCCGGCGGTGCGGTCGCCTTTGCAGATGGTGTCCCAGGCATGCAGATAGCTGCTGATTTCCGCTGCGTCAATATTGGGCGAAAATGCTTGGAGCCGCTTTTCATCGACCACATACCGCATGGCGAGGTACTTTTTGCGTTTGCAAAAGACGATCACGCCTGCATTCAGGAATTCGCCGCGCTCGACTCTGGGCACGATGCGGATGACCGCGTATTCAAAGACGTGCTTTTCTGGCATCTTCGGCTTCTTTTACGTGGGCAGGGAGATTGCGGACTTTGGCATCGAGCAGTGCGACATAAACTTCGCGCTGTTGTGCAGGTGCGACTTCGAGGCCGGGATTTGTCAACCAATCGTCGGGGACGGTGGCTACAATTGCTTGCAGCAATTCGGTGGTGAGGCGCGACTGG is a genomic window containing:
- a CDS encoding SMI1/KNR4 family protein, with amino-acid sequence MKNRIQEIVDETLARMQADNALIGPSSLIPAEMLDNESPDSGKWNPIPSIVTDEDLDRLEGKIGLKLPPSFRTFLQYKHFDTLYLRDHTIWLPPHYPDHDLQQFQDRMVHGWDESILAGGYISFADFVDSGFLCFDTNFPQEYNEWKVVYIDHENLEVAHDYAENFLALLEGDEETSFRCIDKLNAYNGYPTVE
- a CDS encoding DUF3037 domain-containing protein, which translates into the protein MPEKHVFEYAVIRIVPRVERGEFLNAGVIVFCKRKKYLAMRYVVDEKRLQAFSPNIDAAEISSYLHAWDTICKGDRTAGEIAQKDPAERFRWLTAAKSTILQCSKVHPGLSAEPEGLLDDLFGKYVE